From Mustela erminea isolate mMusErm1 chromosome 1, mMusErm1.Pri, whole genome shotgun sequence, a single genomic window includes:
- the LOC116567869 gene encoding zinc finger protein 699-like: MTTENVMKPYECKECGRLFRYHTALGVHMRAHTGDRPYECKECGKTYVKSEHFKRHMITHSTVKPYECNRCGRSFRDYTNLRVHMRTHTGERPYECQQCGKTFRYLGNLREHSTTHTGERPYECQQCGKTFRYNSCLREHMWKHTGERPYQCQHCGKAFIRHHTLVVHTVRWHTEGGHLECKECGETFRKHRAFERHMGTHGILKPYECKECGRAFRCHRDLQVHTRIHTGERPFKCELCGKAFKSPANLRAHMRTHNDESPRICQQCGKIFSTPGRLQVHRRTHTGERPCKCEQCGKAFTSPGNLRAHMRTHSGERPCKCQQCGKAFNSDASLRVHMRTHTRKRPYECHHCGKAFRSPSHLEAHTRTHTGERPFKCTECGKAFSRPQCFQDHLKTHNTVKSYECKECGKAYKFPSSLRGHMKKHTGERTSLVMTPFRNT, translated from the coding sequence ATGACCACAGAGAATGTAATGAAGCCCTATGAGTGTAAGGAGTGTGGCAGACTCTTTAGATATCACACAGCCCTTGGAGTCCATATGAGGGCACACACTGGGGATAGACCCTACGAATGTAAGGAGTGTGGGAAAACTTACGTGAAGTCTGAACATTTTAAACGCCACATGATCACCCACAGTACCgtgaaaccctatgaatgtaaccGGTGTGGCAGATCCTTCCGGGATTACACAAACCTGCGCGTCCATATGAGGACGCACACTGGGGAAAGACCCTATGAATGTCAGCAGTGTGGGAAGACCTTCAGATATCTTGGAAATCTGCGGGAACATTCGACAACACACACTGGGGAGAGACCGTATGAATGTCAGCAGTGTGGGAAGACCTTCAGGTATAACTCATGCCTGCGAGAACACATGTGGAAGCACACTGGAGAGAGACCCTATCAGTGTCAGCACTGTGGAAAAGCCTTCATTCGTCACCACACTCTTGTAGTACATACTGTGAGATGGCACACCGAGGGTGGACACTTGGAATGTAAGGAGTGTGGTGAAACTTTCAGAAAGCATCGAGCTTTCGAACGTCACATGGGCACACATGGTATCctgaaaccctatgaatgtaaggagTGTGGAAGAGCCTTCAGGTGCCACAGAGACCTACAGGTACATACGAGGATACACACTGGGGAAAGACCTTTCAAATGTGAGctgtgtgggaaagcctttaagTCTCCTGCAAACCTTCGAGCACATATGAGGACACACAATGATGAAAGCCCCCGCATATGTCAGCAGTGCGGGAAAATCTTCTCGACTCCTGGACGCCTGCAAGTACATAGGAGGACACACACTGGGGAAAGACCCTGTAAATGTGagcagtgtgggaaagccttcactTCTCCTGGAAACCTACGAGCTCATATGAGGACACACAGTGGGGAAAGACCCTGTAAATGCCagcagtgtgggaaagccttcaacAGTGATGCGTCCTTGCGGGTACATATGAGGACACACACTAGGAAGAGACCCTATGAATGTCACCACTGTGGCAAAGCCTTCAGGAGTCCATCGCACCTGGAagcacacacacggacacacactgGGGAGAGACCTTTTAAGTGTACAGAGTGTGGGAAAGCGTTCAGTCGGCCTCAGTGTTTTCAAGATCATTTGAAAACGCACAACACAGTTAAATCCTATGAATGCAAGGAGTGTGGGAAAGCATACAAGTTTCCCTCATCCCTTCGAGGGCATATGAAGAAACACACTGGGGAGAGAACTTCACTGGTCATGACTCCCTTCAGGAACACATGA